One Deltaproteobacteria bacterium genomic window, ACCTGAGCGGTAAGTCACGGTAGCTGCGAATCTTCGATTTGTATATCAGCATATGAGAGAGGCAGTTCATCGGTTTTATTCCATAACCCTGATTTTCTACCTCTGTGAAATACATATTCTCTCTGTAATGATCAAAATGCCCTGATTTCTTCCATAGATCAACTTTCAGGATCTGTGGCCCCATGACCATTTCATATCCACGTTTCAAGTGTTCTTTTTTTTCCCAGTCTTCAATGACGGTCCGTAGCATGGTTCCTTTAGGATGAAATATGATCAACCCTGGTCCTGCTTCATCATTCACCTGGAACAGGTCCAGATCTCTTCCCAGTTTCCGATGATCCCTTTTCTTAGCCTCCTCAACAATACGGAGATATTCGGCAAGTGCTTCTTCAGATGCAAACCCCGTCCCATAGATGCGTTGAAGCATCTTATTTCTTTCGTCACCCCGCCAGTATGCCCCCGCCACACTTAACAACTTGAAAGCCTTGATCATTCCCGTGGACGGAATATGGGGGCCGCGACACAGATCCACATACCTTCCCTGGCTGTAAATAGTGACTGTTTTTATATCTTCCGGCAAATCATTGATAAGTTCCACCTTATATGATTCACCCTTATCCCTGAACAGAGCAATGGCTTCTTCTCTTGACATCTCTCGATGTAAAAAAGGATAATCAGAAGCTACCGTCTCTTGCATTCTGGCTTCGATCTTTTCAAAGTCTTCAGGGGTAAAGGTCTCAGAATATTCGAAGTCATAATAGAAACCATCTTCTATGGAAGGCCCTATACAAATCTGAACACCTTCGAATGTATCCTGGACAGCCTGTGCCATGACATGCGATATACTGTGCCGGAGGATCGCCAAACCCTCTTTTGATGAAATCTCAATCACCTCAAGAGATGCATCCTCCTTAATGGGATGGCTTAAATCCACAAGGGCACTATTCAGCTTCGCTGCAACTGTTGAAGAAAGCATCTCATTTTTCCACGATGCAATAATATCCTTAACCGTTGCACTTCGATGACATTCGCTAACTGAACCATCCGGCAATGTAATCCTGATTTCATTCATAAAACGAACCCTTGTCTTCCAGATACATCAATGATTATAGCCTACAAAAAAAGTGCACCCTAATTTCAATTTTACGAGTCTCTATGTCATGTTTCTATAAGAAAGGGCATCACCACATATACTCTGCTGATGCCCTCACCAACAATTAACACGTCATATTTTGTTTTTATTAACTGATAAAAATGGTAGGCACGCAGGGATTTGAACCCTGGACATCCACCGCGTCAGGATGGCGCTCTCCCCCTGAGCTACGTGCCTACATCAGGGTTTCCCCAACAGAAGGGAATGATTTTTAACAGCAAAACAGCGTTATGTCAAGCAAATATTGTGGTTTATCTATTCTGCGGCACATCTCATAACAGCCTATGCCTGGTTAGTATTTAATTTAACCGCCCTGAACATGTAATTCAGCCCGGAAATTATGGTAAAAATTACTGTGAGCCATTGTAAAACCAAGAGCCATATAAAATCAATCAATCCCGGCAGAATGCGAAATACAAGGAAAAACAATAGAGTGAATAATTGCAAAGCCGTTGTTACCTTGCTGATAAATGACGGACGGATCTCATACGGAATCGACATGATTGAGAGGATGGCAATGCCGACGAGGATGATAAAATCCCGGCTGATTATAATGACCGTGACCCATCCCGGAATTATACCTTTTATAGAAAGTGTCACAAAACAACTCGCAAGGAGGGCCTTATCCGCTATGGGATCCAAATATGAACCAAGCACGGTTTGTTGCTTTAATACGCGGGCAAGGAAACCATCAAGGGCATCAGTGATCCCCGAAATAGCCAAAACAACGAGTGCCTTTGTAAAAGCACCCTGCATGAGAAAGATCACCGTAACAGGGACAAGAAGT contains:
- the thrS gene encoding threonine--tRNA ligase — translated: MNEIRITLPDGSVSECHRSATVKDIIASWKNEMLSSTVAAKLNSALVDLSHPIKEDASLEVIEISSKEGLAILRHSISHVMAQAVQDTFEGVQICIGPSIEDGFYYDFEYSETFTPEDFEKIEARMQETVASDYPFLHREMSREEAIALFRDKGESYKVELINDLPEDIKTVTIYSQGRYVDLCRGPHIPSTGMIKAFKLLSVAGAYWRGDERNKMLQRIYGTGFASEEALAEYLRIVEEAKKRDHRKLGRDLDLFQVNDEAGPGLIIFHPKGTMLRTVIEDWEKKEHLKRGYEMVMGPQILKVDLWKKSGHFDHYRENMYFTEVENQGYGIKPMNCLSHMLIYKSKIRSYRDLPLRYFELGTVHRHEKTGVLHGLIRVRQFTQDDAHILCTPEQLNSEIIGIANFVSYAMKIFGFDYDVELSTRPEKSIGSDEDWEMATSALKDALRVNKMVYEINEGDGAFYGPKIDFKIKDALNRKWQCATIQCDFTLPERFDLSYIGADGEKHRPVMLHRVILGSIERFMGVLIEHYAGAFPVWLSPVQAVLMTVTDRHIPYGEEVFIKLGDAGIRVERDFRNEKLGYKIREAQIQKIPYMLVIGDREMESNRVSPRERSGKDLGAIGVNEFIGLVKEKCAQYQ
- a CDS encoding CDP-alcohol phosphatidyltransferase family protein → MNIPNLLTLLRILLVPVTVIFLMQGAFTKALVVLAISGITDALDGFLARVLKQQTVLGSYLDPIADKALLASCFVTLSIKGIIPGWVTVIIISRDFIILVGIAILSIMSIPYEIRPSFISKVTTALQLFTLLFFLVFRILPGLIDFIWLLVLQWLTVIFTIISGLNYMFRAVKLNTNQA